From a single Anabas testudineus chromosome 5, fAnaTes1.2, whole genome shotgun sequence genomic region:
- the rpn1 gene encoding dolichyl-diphosphooligosaccharide--protein glycosyltransferase subunit 1 — MIPMSPFLATFVLLLAACSSQVTADGLVNEEVKRTVDLSTHLAKITAEIVLSNQGHSAVQSFILAVEADLAPHLAYIGASVKGDEEEDGTLELQQTTIKGQSGEFYKVQLSSSLAAGAQLKAKVEMTFSHVLKPFPTHITQAERQLVVFQGNHYLYSPYPTRSQTTRVRLASKTVESYTKLGNPSKNDEVIEYGPFRDVAPFSEDTMKIHYENNTPFLTISSVTRMIEVSHWGNIAVEETVDLRHTGAILKGPFSRYDYQRQSDSGISSVKSFKTILPASAQDVYYRDEIGNISTSHLQVLDDSVEVEIRPRFPLFGGWKTHYIIGYNLPSYEYLYTLGDQYALKMRLVDHVYDDQVIDSLTVKIILPEGARNIHMDTPYKIDRMPNQLHYTYLDTFGRPVLVATKNNLVEQHIQDVVVHYNFNKILMLQEPLLVVGAFYILFFTVIIYVRLDFAITKDPAAEVRMKVASITEQVLTLVNKRLGLYRHMDEVVNRYKQSRDTGALNSGRKTLEADHRTLTNEISSLQARLKAEGSDLADKVGEVQKLDGQVKELVSRSCQEAERLVAGKVKKEAYIESEKNLTSKRQDLVSRIDSLLDAL, encoded by the exons ATGATTCCAATGTCGCCATTTCTCGCCACATTTGTGCTGTTGCTGGCGGCTTGTAGCTCGCAGGTTACAGCGGACGGTTTGGTGAACGAGGAGGTGAAGCGGACAGTGGACCTGAGCACACATTTAGCTAAGATCACCGCGGAGATCGTGCTGTCCAACCAGGGACACTCTGCCGTGCAGAGCTTCATATTGGCGGTAGAAGCTGACCTGGCGCCGCACCTTGCATACATTGGAGCCTCG GTGAagggagatgaagaggaggatggcACACTTGAACTCCAGCAGACCACAATTAAGGGCCAAAG TGGGGAGTTTTACAAAGTGCAGCTATCCTCCAGTCTGGCGGCTGGTGCCCAACTCAAAGCAAAGGTGGAGATGACATTCAGCCATGTCTTGAAGCCCTTCCCCACACACATCACCCAGGCTGAACGACAGCTGGTGGTCTTTCAGGGGAACCACTACCTGTACTCTCCATATCCCACCCGCAGCCAGACTACACGCGTTCGTCTCGCTTCCAAGACAGTGGAGAGCTACACCAAGCTGGGCAATCCCAGCAAGaatgatgaggtcatagagTATGGACCCTTCCGCGATGTGGCTCCGTTCAGTGAG GATACAATGAAGATCCATTATGAAAACAACACACCCTTCCTCACCATCAGCAGCGTCACTCGTATGATTGAGGTGTCTCACTGGGGCAACATTGCTGTAGAAGAGACGGTTGACCTGAGGCACACGGGAGCCATCCTGAAGGGGCCCTTTTCACGTTATGATTACCAGCGTCAGTCAGACAGCGGCATCTCTTCCGTCAAATCCTTCAAG ACTATCCTTCCTGCCTCAGCCCAGGATGTCTACTACAGGGATGAGATTGGGAACATCTCCACTTCCCATCTGCAGGTTCTGGACGACTCAGTGGAGGTAGAGATTAGGCCTCGTTTCCCTTTGTTTGGAGGCTGGAAGACCCACTACATCATTGGTTACAATCTGCCCAGTTACGAGTACCTCTACACCTTGG GTGACCAGTATGCACTGAAGATGAGACTAGTTGACCATGTATATGATGACCAGGTCATTGACTCACTCACTGTGAAAATCATTCTTCCAGAGGGGGCCAG AAACATCCATATGGACACACCTTACAAAATTGATCGTATGCCAAACCAACTACATTATACATATCTGGATACATTTGGCCGACCAGTGCTGGTTGCCACCAAGAACAACCTGGTGGAGCAACACATTCAGGATGTTGTG GTTCATTATAATTTCAACAAGATCCTGATGCTGCAGGAGCCTCTGTTGGTTGTAGGAGCTTTCTACATTCTTTTCTTCACCGTCATCATCTATGTCCGCCTGGACTTTGCCATCACAAAG GATCCTGCTGCTGAGGTGCGTATGAAGGTGGCTTCAATCACAGAGCAGGTGCTGACACTGGTTAACAAGCGTCTTGGCCTGTACCGTCACATGGACGAAGTGGTCAACCGCTACAAGCAGTCGCGCGACACTGGGGCTCTCAACAGTGGTCGGAAGACACTGGAGGCCGACCACCGCACTCTAACCAACGAGATCAGCTCGCTGCAGGCTCGCCTCAAAGCTGAAGGTTCTGACCTGGCTGATAAG GTTGGGGAAGTTCAGAAGCTGGACGGCCAGGTGAAGGAGCTGGTGTCTCGCTCCTGCCAGGAGGCGGAGCGTCTGGTGGCGGGGAAGGTCAAGAAGGAGGCTTACATTGAGAGCGAGAAGAATCTGACCAGCAAGAGACAGGACCTCGTCAGCCGCATCGACAGTCTGCTGGATGCCCTCTAG